The following are from one region of the Brienomyrus brachyistius isolate T26 chromosome 13, BBRACH_0.4, whole genome shotgun sequence genome:
- the LOC125706311 gene encoding retinal dehydrogenase 2-like isoform X2 encodes MASLQLMPSPVTNPEIKHTKIFINNEWQASESGKVFPVYNPANGEMICEVQEADKADVDKAVQAARLAFSLGSVWRKMDASERGRLLSKLADLVERDSTYLATLESLDSGKPFLSTFYVDLQGTIKTLRYFAGWADKIHGQTIPMDGDYFSFTRNEPIGVCGQIIPWNFPLLMSAWKLAPALCCGNTVVIKPAEQTPLSCLYLGALVHEAGFPPGVVNILPGFGPTVGASIASHMGIDKVAFTGSTKVGKLIQEAAGRSNLKRVTLELGGKNPNIIFADADLDVAVEQAHQGVFFNNGQCCTAGSRIYVEEPIYEEFVRRSVERAKRRVVGSPFDPSTEQGPQISLEHQSRVLELIQSGISEGAKLECGGKALGVKGFYIEPTVFSNVCDDMRFAKEEIFGPVQQIMKFKTMEEVIERANNSDYGLTAGVFTKDISRAMTLSSAIQAGTVWINCYNALGTQCPFGGFKMSGNGRELGKHSLREYSEVKTVTVKLLEKNS; translated from the exons ATGGCGTCGCTGCAGCTGATGCCTTCGCCGGTGACCAACCCGGAGATCAAACACACCAAG ATATTCATAAATAACGAGTGGCAAGCCTCAGAAAGCGGAAAGGTGTTTCCTGTATACAACCCTGCTAATGGAGAGATGATCTGTGAAGTTCAAGAGGCCGATAAG GCCGACGTGGACAAGGCGGTCCAGGCCGCCCGCCTGGCGTTCTCACTGGGCTCTGTGTGGCGAAAAATGGATGCTTCGGAGCGTGGGAGGCTGCTGTCCAAACTAGCGGACCTCGTCGAGAGGGACAGCACTTATCTCGCC ACACTGGAGTCGCTGGACAGTGGGAAGCCTTTTCTCTCTACTTTCTATGTGGACCTTCAGGGCACAATTAAAACTCTACGATACTTCGCTGGATGGGCGGACAAGATCCACGGCCAAACCATTCCCATGG ATGGAGATTATTTTTCATTCACCAGAAATGAGCCCATCGGTGTTTGTGGACAGATTATCCCA TGGAACTTCCCCTTGCTGATGAGTGCCTGGAAGCTGGCCCCCGCGCTCTGCTGTGGGAACACTGTGGTCATCAAGCCTGCTGAGCAAACCCCGCTCAGCTGCCTCTACTTGGGAGCTCTCGTCCATGAG GCTGGGTTTCCACCAGGAGTCGTCAATATTTTGCCAGGATTTGGGCCAACAGTCGGCGCCTCCATTGCCTCCCACATGGGCATAGACAAAGTAGCATTTACAGGATCCACAAAG GTTGGGAAGCTGATCCaggaggcagctgggagaagtaATCTGAAGAGAGTGACGCTGGAACTGGGAGGGAAGAACCCCAACATCATTTTTGCTGATGCAGACT TGGACGTGGCCGTGGAGCAGGCCCACCAGGGCGTCTTCTTCAACAACGGTCAGTGCTGCACTGCCGGCTCCCGCATCTACGTGGAGGAGCCCATCTACGAGGAGTTCGTACGCCGGAGCGTGGAGCGGGCCAAGAGGAGGGTGGTGGGGAGTCCGTTTGACCCCAGCACAGAGCAGGGCCCCCAG ATCAGTCTGGAGCACCAGAGCCGCGTCCTGGAGCTCATCCAGAGCGGCATCAGCGAGGGAGCCAAGCTGGAGTGTGGAGGGAAAGCCCTGGGGGTGAAAGGCTTCTACATCGAGCCGACCGTGTTCTCCAACGTCTGCGACGACATGCGCTTCGCCAAGGAGGAG ATCTTTGGTCCAGTGCAGCAGATCATGAAGTTCAAAACCATGGAGGAGGTGATAGAGAGAGCCAACAACTCGGACTACGGGCTGACTGCGGGCGTGTTCACGAAGGACATCAGCAGAGCCATGACACTGTCCTCGGCCATACAGGCCGGAACTGTCTG gatcAACTGTTATAACGCTCTTGGCACCCAGTGTCCGTTTGGTGGATTTAAGATGTCTGGCAATGGAAGAGAACT GGGGAAGCACAGTCTGCGAGAGTACTCAGAGGTCAAGACGGTCACGGTAAAGCTGCTAGAGAAGAACTCCTAA
- the LOC125706311 gene encoding retinal dehydrogenase 2-like isoform X1, producing MTSSEIELPGEVKTDATALMASLQLMPSPVTNPEIKHTKIFINNEWQASESGKVFPVYNPANGEMICEVQEADKADVDKAVQAARLAFSLGSVWRKMDASERGRLLSKLADLVERDSTYLATLESLDSGKPFLSTFYVDLQGTIKTLRYFAGWADKIHGQTIPMDGDYFSFTRNEPIGVCGQIIPWNFPLLMSAWKLAPALCCGNTVVIKPAEQTPLSCLYLGALVHEAGFPPGVVNILPGFGPTVGASIASHMGIDKVAFTGSTKVGKLIQEAAGRSNLKRVTLELGGKNPNIIFADADLDVAVEQAHQGVFFNNGQCCTAGSRIYVEEPIYEEFVRRSVERAKRRVVGSPFDPSTEQGPQISLEHQSRVLELIQSGISEGAKLECGGKALGVKGFYIEPTVFSNVCDDMRFAKEEIFGPVQQIMKFKTMEEVIERANNSDYGLTAGVFTKDISRAMTLSSAIQAGTVWINCYNALGTQCPFGGFKMSGNGRELGKHSLREYSEVKTVTVKLLEKNS from the exons ATGACTTCCAGTGAGATTGAGCTGCCCGGTGAAGTGAAGACGGACGCGACGGCGCTGATGGCGTCGCTGCAGCTGATGCCTTCGCCGGTGACCAACCCGGAGATCAAACACACCAAG ATATTCATAAATAACGAGTGGCAAGCCTCAGAAAGCGGAAAGGTGTTTCCTGTATACAACCCTGCTAATGGAGAGATGATCTGTGAAGTTCAAGAGGCCGATAAG GCCGACGTGGACAAGGCGGTCCAGGCCGCCCGCCTGGCGTTCTCACTGGGCTCTGTGTGGCGAAAAATGGATGCTTCGGAGCGTGGGAGGCTGCTGTCCAAACTAGCGGACCTCGTCGAGAGGGACAGCACTTATCTCGCC ACACTGGAGTCGCTGGACAGTGGGAAGCCTTTTCTCTCTACTTTCTATGTGGACCTTCAGGGCACAATTAAAACTCTACGATACTTCGCTGGATGGGCGGACAAGATCCACGGCCAAACCATTCCCATGG ATGGAGATTATTTTTCATTCACCAGAAATGAGCCCATCGGTGTTTGTGGACAGATTATCCCA TGGAACTTCCCCTTGCTGATGAGTGCCTGGAAGCTGGCCCCCGCGCTCTGCTGTGGGAACACTGTGGTCATCAAGCCTGCTGAGCAAACCCCGCTCAGCTGCCTCTACTTGGGAGCTCTCGTCCATGAG GCTGGGTTTCCACCAGGAGTCGTCAATATTTTGCCAGGATTTGGGCCAACAGTCGGCGCCTCCATTGCCTCCCACATGGGCATAGACAAAGTAGCATTTACAGGATCCACAAAG GTTGGGAAGCTGATCCaggaggcagctgggagaagtaATCTGAAGAGAGTGACGCTGGAACTGGGAGGGAAGAACCCCAACATCATTTTTGCTGATGCAGACT TGGACGTGGCCGTGGAGCAGGCCCACCAGGGCGTCTTCTTCAACAACGGTCAGTGCTGCACTGCCGGCTCCCGCATCTACGTGGAGGAGCCCATCTACGAGGAGTTCGTACGCCGGAGCGTGGAGCGGGCCAAGAGGAGGGTGGTGGGGAGTCCGTTTGACCCCAGCACAGAGCAGGGCCCCCAG ATCAGTCTGGAGCACCAGAGCCGCGTCCTGGAGCTCATCCAGAGCGGCATCAGCGAGGGAGCCAAGCTGGAGTGTGGAGGGAAAGCCCTGGGGGTGAAAGGCTTCTACATCGAGCCGACCGTGTTCTCCAACGTCTGCGACGACATGCGCTTCGCCAAGGAGGAG ATCTTTGGTCCAGTGCAGCAGATCATGAAGTTCAAAACCATGGAGGAGGTGATAGAGAGAGCCAACAACTCGGACTACGGGCTGACTGCGGGCGTGTTCACGAAGGACATCAGCAGAGCCATGACACTGTCCTCGGCCATACAGGCCGGAACTGTCTG gatcAACTGTTATAACGCTCTTGGCACCCAGTGTCCGTTTGGTGGATTTAAGATGTCTGGCAATGGAAGAGAACT GGGGAAGCACAGTCTGCGAGAGTACTCAGAGGTCAAGACGGTCACGGTAAAGCTGCTAGAGAAGAACTCCTAA
- the LOC125706311 gene encoding retinal dehydrogenase 2-like isoform X3: MICEVQEADKADVDKAVQAARLAFSLGSVWRKMDASERGRLLSKLADLVERDSTYLATLESLDSGKPFLSTFYVDLQGTIKTLRYFAGWADKIHGQTIPMDGDYFSFTRNEPIGVCGQIIPWNFPLLMSAWKLAPALCCGNTVVIKPAEQTPLSCLYLGALVHEAGFPPGVVNILPGFGPTVGASIASHMGIDKVAFTGSTKVGKLIQEAAGRSNLKRVTLELGGKNPNIIFADADLDVAVEQAHQGVFFNNGQCCTAGSRIYVEEPIYEEFVRRSVERAKRRVVGSPFDPSTEQGPQISLEHQSRVLELIQSGISEGAKLECGGKALGVKGFYIEPTVFSNVCDDMRFAKEEIFGPVQQIMKFKTMEEVIERANNSDYGLTAGVFTKDISRAMTLSSAIQAGTVWINCYNALGTQCPFGGFKMSGNGRELGKHSLREYSEVKTVTVKLLEKNS; this comes from the exons ATGATCTGTGAAGTTCAAGAGGCCGATAAG GCCGACGTGGACAAGGCGGTCCAGGCCGCCCGCCTGGCGTTCTCACTGGGCTCTGTGTGGCGAAAAATGGATGCTTCGGAGCGTGGGAGGCTGCTGTCCAAACTAGCGGACCTCGTCGAGAGGGACAGCACTTATCTCGCC ACACTGGAGTCGCTGGACAGTGGGAAGCCTTTTCTCTCTACTTTCTATGTGGACCTTCAGGGCACAATTAAAACTCTACGATACTTCGCTGGATGGGCGGACAAGATCCACGGCCAAACCATTCCCATGG ATGGAGATTATTTTTCATTCACCAGAAATGAGCCCATCGGTGTTTGTGGACAGATTATCCCA TGGAACTTCCCCTTGCTGATGAGTGCCTGGAAGCTGGCCCCCGCGCTCTGCTGTGGGAACACTGTGGTCATCAAGCCTGCTGAGCAAACCCCGCTCAGCTGCCTCTACTTGGGAGCTCTCGTCCATGAG GCTGGGTTTCCACCAGGAGTCGTCAATATTTTGCCAGGATTTGGGCCAACAGTCGGCGCCTCCATTGCCTCCCACATGGGCATAGACAAAGTAGCATTTACAGGATCCACAAAG GTTGGGAAGCTGATCCaggaggcagctgggagaagtaATCTGAAGAGAGTGACGCTGGAACTGGGAGGGAAGAACCCCAACATCATTTTTGCTGATGCAGACT TGGACGTGGCCGTGGAGCAGGCCCACCAGGGCGTCTTCTTCAACAACGGTCAGTGCTGCACTGCCGGCTCCCGCATCTACGTGGAGGAGCCCATCTACGAGGAGTTCGTACGCCGGAGCGTGGAGCGGGCCAAGAGGAGGGTGGTGGGGAGTCCGTTTGACCCCAGCACAGAGCAGGGCCCCCAG ATCAGTCTGGAGCACCAGAGCCGCGTCCTGGAGCTCATCCAGAGCGGCATCAGCGAGGGAGCCAAGCTGGAGTGTGGAGGGAAAGCCCTGGGGGTGAAAGGCTTCTACATCGAGCCGACCGTGTTCTCCAACGTCTGCGACGACATGCGCTTCGCCAAGGAGGAG ATCTTTGGTCCAGTGCAGCAGATCATGAAGTTCAAAACCATGGAGGAGGTGATAGAGAGAGCCAACAACTCGGACTACGGGCTGACTGCGGGCGTGTTCACGAAGGACATCAGCAGAGCCATGACACTGTCCTCGGCCATACAGGCCGGAACTGTCTG gatcAACTGTTATAACGCTCTTGGCACCCAGTGTCCGTTTGGTGGATTTAAGATGTCTGGCAATGGAAGAGAACT GGGGAAGCACAGTCTGCGAGAGTACTCAGAGGTCAAGACGGTCACGGTAAAGCTGCTAGAGAAGAACTCCTAA